A genomic segment from Alphaproteobacteria bacterium encodes:
- a CDS encoding demethoxyubiquinone hydroxylase family protein — MSKLTGEGAMPGDPTARDIVERAIRVDQAGEYGAVRIYEGQLAALRATGRASSEAARKIEHMLRQERQHNAVFDRLLVERRVRPTALQPLWSVAGFALGAATALLGEKAAMACTVAVEETIDRHYAAQREQLGDDEAALRDTVETFRKAELAHRDEALAAGAEQAPAYEPLTAAIRAGSRLAIWLSTRI, encoded by the coding sequence ATGAGCAAGCTCACCGGCGAGGGCGCGATGCCCGGCGATCCGACGGCGCGCGACATCGTCGAGCGCGCGATCCGCGTCGACCAGGCCGGCGAGTACGGCGCCGTGCGCATCTACGAGGGCCAGCTCGCCGCGCTGCGCGCCACCGGCCGCGCCAGCAGCGAGGCGGCGCGCAAGATCGAGCACATGCTGCGCCAGGAGCGCCAGCACAACGCCGTCTTCGACCGGCTCCTCGTCGAGCGCCGCGTGCGGCCCACGGCGCTGCAGCCGCTGTGGTCGGTGGCCGGCTTCGCGCTCGGTGCCGCCACCGCGCTGCTGGGCGAGAAGGCGGCGATGGCCTGCACCGTGGCGGTCGAGGAGACGATCGACCGGCACTACGCCGCGCAGCGCGAGCAGCTCGGCGACGACGAGGCGGCGCTGCGCGACACGGTCGAGACCTTCCGCAAGGCGGAGCTGGCGCATCGCGACGAGGCGCTCGCCGCCGGTGCCGAGCAGGCCCCGGCCTACGAGCCGCTGACCGCCGCCATCCGTGCCGGCTCGCGCCTCGCTATCTGGCTGAGCACGCGGATCTGA
- a CDS encoding type II toxin-antitoxin system VapC family toxin has product MIFLDTNVVSETLRKRPDDRVVEWLIEHDAELALPTVTIAEIAYGIHKIRPSQRGRRLMEGLNEWRRRFADRIYAFDEEAALAYGELMGEAARQGVIMSVPDGMIAAIARVHGGRLATRNVADFRTTGLSPVDPWS; this is encoded by the coding sequence GTGATCTTCCTCGACACCAACGTGGTGTCCGAGACGTTGCGCAAGCGACCGGACGATCGCGTCGTCGAATGGCTGATCGAGCACGACGCCGAGCTCGCGCTGCCGACGGTGACCATCGCGGAAATCGCCTATGGCATCCACAAGATCCGGCCCAGCCAGCGCGGCCGCCGCCTGATGGAAGGGCTGAACGAATGGCGCCGCAGGTTCGCCGATCGCATCTACGCCTTCGACGAGGAGGCGGCGCTGGCCTACGGCGAGCTGATGGGCGAGGCCGCCCGCCAGGGGGTGATCATGTCGGTGCCCGACGGCATGATCGCCGCGATCGCGCGCGTGCATGGCGGCCGCCTGGCGACCCGCAACGTCGCGGATTTCCGGACCACCGGCCTGTCGCCGGTCGATCCCTGGAGCTGA